A genomic region of Scomber japonicus isolate fScoJap1 chromosome 5, fScoJap1.pri, whole genome shotgun sequence contains the following coding sequences:
- the gabarapl2 gene encoding gamma-aminobutyric acid receptor-associated protein-like 2 — MKWMFKEDHSLEHRCVESAKIRNKYPDRVPVIVEKVSGSQIVDIDKRKYLVPSDITVAQFMWIIRKRIQLPSEKAIFLFVDKTVPQSSLTMGQLYDKEKDEDGFLYVAYSGENTFGYKAFYTTQG; from the exons ATGAAATGGATGTTTAAAGAGGACCATTCCCTCG AGCACCGATGTGTGGAGTCAGCCAAAATACGCAACAAATATCCTGACAGAGTACCG GTGATAGTGGAGAAGGTTTCCGGCTCTCAGATAGTGGACATTGATAAGAGGAAGTACCTGGTGCCCTCTGACATCACAGTGGCCCAGTTTATGTGGATCATCAGGAAACGTATCCAACTGCCTTCGGAGAAAGCCATCTTCCTCTTTGTCGACAAAACTGTCCCCCAGTCCAG tCTGACTATGGGCCAGCTGTATGACAAGGAGAAGGACGAGGACGGCTTTCTGTATGTGGCCTACAGTGGAGAAAACACCTTTGGTTACAAGGCCTTTTATACAACACAGGGTTAA
- the tmem231 gene encoding transmembrane protein 231, which yields MAFYEVYSHPALIRYKTSVCTKASLFLVAVLCLTYIAPLLVAYRSQGFWLKRSTYEEQPVVRFQYESLLVAGTSTKGDYVAWSTFPHLNNMLGANLRIPAVSVREEDQNQDGKLDRLIFQLQLPLKPEEQVYSVQLLLTFSYQLFRMSTVAMQSLAYVQHSSSVPGAKLFISGDLRLQQRTPLPHRGLYDIYNVSVIDGSSPFASTYELDNIIRSYQERNLTTVLSCPTPVWTVGRAAGSPFQLNAEIRYPMEVISYRPGFWETIKFAWIQYVSVLLIFLWVFERIQKFVFQNQVLTTVPIPVGKPHMS from the exons ATGGCTTTCTATGAAGTCTATTCACACCCTGCTTTGATTCGGTATAAGACGAGTGTCTGTACTAAAGCTAGTTTGTTTTTGGTAGCTGTTCTCTGCCTCACCTACATCGCACCACTGCTGGTAGCCTACAGGAGCCAAG GTTTCTGGTTAAAAAGAAGCACCTATGAGGAACAGCCGGTTGTGAGGTTCCAGTATGAATCTCTGCTGGTGGCAGGCACCAGTACTAAGGGAGACTATGTCGCCTGGAGCACCTTCCCCCATCTCAACAACATGCTTGGGGCCAACCTTCGCATCCCTGCTGTCTCT GTGAGAGAAGAGGACCAGAACCAGGACGGCAAGTTGGACCGCCTGATTTTTCAGCTGCAGCTTCCTCTAAAACCTGAGGAGCAGGTGTACAGTGTCCAGCTGCTGCTCACCTTCAGCTACCAGCTCTTT CGGATGTCCACAGTGGCAATGCAGAGCCTGGCTTATGTGCAGCACTCCTCTTCTGTCCCTGGCGCTAAGCTGTTCATCAGTGGAGATCTGAGGCTGCAGCAGAGGACGCCTCTGCCTCATCGCGGACTGTACGACATTTACAAC GTGTCTGTGATCGACGGCTCCAGCCCCTTTGCCAGCACGTACGAGCTTGACAACATAATAAGGAGCTACCAGGAGAGAAACT TGACCACAGTACTGTCCTGTCCTACGCCGGTCTGGACTGTGGGACGAGCCGCTGGTTCTCCCTTCCAGCTCAACGCAGAGATCCGCTATCCTATGGAGGTCATTAG CTATCGTCCTGGTTTCTGGGAAACCATCAAATTTGCCTGGATCCAGTATGTCAGtgtcctcctcatcttcctctggGTCTTTGAACGCATCCAGAAGTTTGTTTTCCAGAACCAGGTTCTTACTACTGTACCGATCCCAGTTGGAAAACCTCACATGTCTTGA